Proteins from one Thaumasiovibrio subtropicus genomic window:
- the nhaA gene encoding Na+/H+ antiporter NhaA codes for MSDTLKKFLKMESAGGIVLIAAAAVAMFIANSGLGDIYRHALHTYVFNLSIEHWINDGLMAIFFLLIGLEVKRELIEGALNSTEKAIFPAIAAFGGMVAPAAVYSIFNYQDPVAIEGWAIPAATDIAFALGVMALLGKRVPVSLKVFLLALAIIDDLGVIIIIALFYSSDLSVLALTVAFVSTGLLFILSAKNVTQLRWYLLVGFILWVSVLQSGVHATLAGVVLGFAIPLEGKPGEKSPLKIVEHKLHYWVAFLILPLFAFANAGISLEGVSVDGLLDTLPLGIALGLFLGKPIGIYLASWLAIKFKVARLPEGINLKQIFAVSVLCGIGFTMSIFISSLAFSDVSAEFITYSRLGILIGSSAAAIVGYFLLWQSLPKPATTRG; via the coding sequence ATGTCCGATACATTAAAAAAATTTCTAAAAATGGAATCCGCGGGTGGCATTGTGCTCATCGCCGCTGCCGCTGTAGCAATGTTTATCGCGAACTCAGGACTCGGTGACATATACCGTCATGCCTTACATACTTATGTTTTCAATCTTTCCATCGAGCACTGGATTAATGATGGCCTGATGGCCATTTTCTTTTTACTCATCGGCCTAGAAGTTAAGCGTGAACTGATTGAAGGTGCGCTAAACAGCACGGAGAAGGCAATTTTTCCTGCTATTGCGGCGTTTGGCGGCATGGTTGCCCCAGCCGCGGTGTACTCAATCTTTAACTACCAAGATCCGGTCGCGATTGAAGGCTGGGCTATCCCTGCTGCCACTGATATCGCTTTTGCGTTAGGCGTAATGGCGCTATTGGGGAAACGGGTGCCAGTGAGCTTGAAAGTCTTCTTATTGGCATTGGCTATCATTGATGATCTCGGTGTCATCATTATTATTGCGCTGTTTTATAGTAGTGACCTGTCTGTGCTTGCGCTGACGGTTGCGTTTGTATCAACCGGACTCCTCTTTATACTGAGCGCAAAGAACGTCACTCAGTTGCGGTGGTACTTACTTGTTGGCTTTATCTTATGGGTAAGTGTCTTACAGTCCGGTGTGCATGCCACTCTCGCGGGTGTTGTCCTCGGATTCGCGATTCCGTTAGAGGGTAAACCTGGCGAAAAATCGCCGTTGAAGATCGTCGAGCACAAGCTCCATTATTGGGTTGCCTTCCTGATCTTGCCTCTATTTGCATTTGCTAATGCGGGCATATCACTAGAAGGGGTATCTGTGGATGGGCTGCTTGATACCTTACCGCTAGGTATTGCGTTGGGGCTGTTCCTTGGTAAACCTATCGGGATCTATCTGGCCTCTTGGTTAGCGATCAAATTTAAGGTGGCGAGGCTTCCCGAGGGCATAAACTTGAAGCAGATATTTGCGGTGTCAGTGTTGTGTGGTATCGGCTTCACTATGTCGATATTTATCTCCTCGCTGGCATTTAGCGATGTGTCGGCTGAGTTTATTACTTATTCGCGTTTAGGGATTCTAATCGGTTCGAGTGCCGCCGCCATTGTGGGTTATTTCCTACTTTGGCAGTCGTTACCCAAGCCTGCAACAACGCGTGGTTAA
- the nhaR gene encoding transcriptional activator NhaR, whose product MSHLNYNHLYYFWMVCKKGSVSRAAESLFVAPQTVTGQIKVLEQRFNGKLLKRAGRNVEPTELGQLVYKYSDKMFGLSYEMLDIINYSQRENTLFEVGVADALSKRIVSRILGVGMPHDARIHLRCCESTHELLLEQLSQHKLDMILSDCPIGSAQDSGVYSKKLGGSKMSLFSSKRIRVESFPECLEQHDVLIPASQSSMGRQLIQWFEQQGLQPNIIGEFDDVALMKAFAIEHQAMFVAPSLYASEFRRSDEMREVAQIEELTEEYYVIFAERMIQHPAVKRICEADFSNLFES is encoded by the coding sequence ATGTCTCACCTGAATTACAATCACCTTTATTACTTTTGGATGGTCTGCAAAAAAGGCTCAGTGAGCCGTGCCGCAGAATCCCTATTTGTTGCTCCTCAAACAGTGACCGGACAAATAAAGGTATTGGAGCAACGTTTTAACGGCAAGTTGCTGAAACGGGCCGGAAGAAATGTTGAGCCGACCGAATTAGGCCAGTTGGTGTACAAATATAGCGACAAGATGTTTGGCTTAAGTTATGAAATGTTGGATATTATCAACTATAGCCAGCGTGAGAATACCTTGTTTGAAGTCGGTGTCGCGGATGCGCTTTCTAAGCGAATTGTCAGTCGTATTCTCGGGGTGGGTATGCCCCATGATGCGCGCATTCATTTGCGTTGTTGTGAGTCGACACACGAGTTGCTACTTGAGCAGCTATCTCAGCATAAACTCGATATGATCCTGTCTGATTGTCCGATAGGTTCGGCGCAAGACTCAGGGGTTTATAGTAAAAAACTCGGCGGTTCAAAAATGAGTCTCTTTAGCTCGAAACGTATTCGAGTCGAGAGCTTTCCTGAATGCCTTGAGCAACATGATGTGTTGATTCCCGCATCGCAGTCCTCTATGGGGCGTCAACTAATCCAGTGGTTTGAACAGCAGGGGTTACAACCGAACATCATAGGCGAGTTTGATGATGTGGCGTTGATGAAAGCCTTTGCGATTGAGCACCAAGCGATGTTTGTTGCACCAAGCTTATATGCGAGTGAGTTTCGCCGTAGTGATGAAATGCGAGAAGTGGCGCAGATAGAAGAACTGACGGAAGAGTATTACGTGATCTTTGCTGAGCGGATGATTCAACATCCAGCGGTTAAACGGATTTGCGAAGCGGATTTTAGCAATTTGTTTGAGAGTTAA
- a CDS encoding ArsR/SmtB family transcription factor, whose protein sequence is MDLKQMQKNAPQAVTLLKAMANERRLFILCYLLEQELSVGQLCEKLKLSQSALSQHLAWLRRDELVATRKESQTVFYSLKSVEVREMMQLLQKLYC, encoded by the coding sequence ATGGACTTGAAGCAAATGCAAAAAAATGCGCCTCAGGCTGTTACCTTGCTGAAAGCGATGGCAAATGAACGTAGGCTGTTTATCTTATGCTATTTACTAGAGCAGGAGCTGTCTGTCGGCCAATTATGTGAGAAGCTCAAGTTGAGTCAATCTGCGTTATCACAGCATCTCGCTTGGCTTCGACGTGATGAGTTAGTCGCGACGCGCAAAGAGTCTCAAACGGTCTTTTATTCGCTTAAAAGTGTGGAAGTAAGAGAGATGATGCAGTTATTGCAAAAGCTCTACTGCTAG
- the rpsT gene encoding 30S ribosomal protein S20, with translation MANIKSAKKRAITSEKRRQHNASRRSMMRTFMKKVFAAIEAGDKAAATQAFAEMQPVLDRAATKGLVHKNKAARHKARLSAKINAL, from the coding sequence TTGGCAAACATCAAATCTGCTAAGAAGCGTGCTATCACTTCTGAAAAACGTCGCCAGCACAACGCTAGCCGTCGTTCTATGATGCGCACCTTCATGAAAAAAGTATTCGCTGCTATCGAAGCTGGCGACAAAGCTGCTGCAACTCAAGCTTTCGCTGAGATGCAACCAGTTCTAGACCGTGCTGCGACTAAAGGCCTAGTTCACAAGAACAAAGCTGCTCGTCATAAAGCGCGTCTTTCTGCAAAAATCAACGCTCTGTAA
- the murJ gene encoding murein biosynthesis integral membrane protein MurJ produces the protein MSKRLLRSGVIVSAMTLVSRVLGLVRDIVVANLMGAGATADVFFFANKIPNFLRRLFAEGAFSQAFVPVLTEYHASGDIDKTRHLIAKASGTLGVIVSIVTLLGVLGSGVITALFGFGWFLDWINGGPSADKFELASFLLKITFPYLWFITFVALSGAILNTLGQFAVSSFTPVFLNIAIISAATFISPNLAQPEVGLAIGVFLGGLSQFLFQIPFLIKQGLLVKPQWGWNDPGVVKIRTLMIPAMFGVSVSQINLLFDTFIASFLASGSISWLYYSDRLLEFPLGLFGIAIATVILPVLSRKHVDAESSQFASTMDWGVRMVLLLGVPAMVGLMVLAKPMLMVLFMRGEFGVSDVNQASLSLLAYASGLLNFMLIKVLAPGYYARQDTKTPVKFGIIAMASNMVFNAIFAYFYGYVGLAMATALSALVNASLLYQGLHRQGVYRVSRQTLLFALRLVVAVAVMGAVIVYMMPAFEAWLAMGLAIRIAWLGGLIAMGALSYLLILVILGLRVHHLRSEG, from the coding sequence GTGAGTAAGCGTTTATTGCGCTCTGGGGTCATTGTTAGCGCTATGACTTTAGTTTCGCGGGTACTGGGATTGGTCCGCGATATTGTTGTAGCGAACTTGATGGGGGCAGGTGCAACCGCGGATGTCTTCTTCTTTGCCAATAAAATTCCTAACTTCTTACGCCGCCTTTTTGCTGAAGGGGCTTTTTCTCAAGCCTTTGTGCCTGTGCTGACCGAGTATCATGCCAGTGGAGATATTGATAAGACGCGCCATTTAATCGCTAAAGCTTCGGGTACTTTAGGTGTCATTGTGTCGATTGTGACCTTACTGGGGGTCCTCGGTTCAGGAGTCATTACCGCGTTATTTGGTTTTGGTTGGTTTTTAGACTGGATCAATGGTGGCCCATCAGCGGACAAATTTGAGCTGGCGAGCTTTCTGTTAAAAATTACTTTTCCGTATCTCTGGTTTATTACTTTTGTTGCATTGTCTGGCGCGATTCTCAATACACTAGGGCAGTTTGCTGTTTCGTCATTCACGCCAGTCTTTTTAAACATTGCGATTATCTCTGCCGCGACCTTTATTTCGCCAAACTTGGCCCAACCTGAAGTGGGTTTGGCGATCGGGGTGTTTTTAGGCGGTTTAAGCCAATTTTTGTTTCAGATACCGTTTTTGATCAAACAAGGTCTGCTTGTGAAGCCACAGTGGGGGTGGAATGATCCTGGGGTGGTGAAAATTCGCACACTGATGATCCCGGCAATGTTTGGTGTCTCCGTCAGTCAGATTAATTTGTTGTTTGATACTTTTATCGCGAGTTTTCTCGCCTCAGGGTCCATCAGTTGGCTTTACTACTCAGACCGTTTATTAGAGTTCCCTCTGGGGCTGTTTGGTATCGCGATTGCAACGGTTATCTTGCCTGTGTTGTCGCGTAAGCATGTTGATGCTGAGTCGAGCCAGTTTGCTTCCACCATGGATTGGGGTGTGCGGATGGTCTTGTTGCTCGGTGTGCCAGCGATGGTCGGATTGATGGTGCTAGCAAAACCGATGCTTATGGTGTTGTTTATGCGCGGTGAGTTTGGGGTGAGTGATGTAAACCAAGCCTCGCTCTCGCTACTGGCGTATGCGTCTGGTCTGCTCAATTTTATGTTGATTAAAGTGCTGGCACCGGGTTATTACGCCCGTCAAGATACGAAAACGCCCGTCAAGTTCGGCATCATTGCGATGGCGTCGAACATGGTGTTCAATGCGATCTTCGCGTACTTTTATGGTTATGTCGGTCTTGCGATGGCGACGGCATTGTCAGCGCTCGTGAATGCGAGCCTGCTTTATCAAGGACTTCATCGCCAAGGTGTATACCGAGTAAGTCGTCAGACGCTGCTGTTTGCCTTGCGCCTTGTTGTTGCTGTCGCGGTAATGGGCGCTGTGATCGTCTATATGATGCCTGCCTTTGAGGCTTGGTTGGCGATGGGACTTGCTATTCGTATTGCTTGGCTTGGCGGTTTGATCGCAATGGGAGCCTTGAGTTATCTGCTAATTTTGGTGATTTTGGGGCTTAGAGTGCATCATCTCCGCTCAGAGGGCTGA
- the ribF gene encoding bifunctional riboflavin kinase/FAD synthetase has product MELIRGIHNLRPSHRGCVLTIGNFDGVHLGHQQVLSKLKDKASALGLPAVVMSFEPQPQEVFRGEQAPARLTRFRDKYLQLSGQQIDRQLCVNFNQHFAAMEAACFIDDLLVNKLDVKYLVVGDDFCFGRGRHGNFAMLQQAGKKYGFEVVSTASFCVEEQRVSSTAIREALANDALERAAALLGRPYSLTGRVSHGRKLGRTIGFPTANVPLKRRVSPVHGVYAVEVNIAGSNTRYSGVANIGNRPTVNGVRQQLEVHLFDFQQDLYGQQIEVVLRLKLRDEIKFASFEELKAQIERDAQQARQWLADNK; this is encoded by the coding sequence ATGGAACTTATTCGAGGCATTCACAATTTACGTCCATCTCATCGCGGGTGCGTGTTGACGATTGGTAATTTTGACGGTGTGCATCTTGGCCATCAGCAAGTGTTATCGAAGTTGAAAGATAAAGCGTCGGCGTTAGGGCTACCCGCTGTGGTGATGAGCTTTGAACCGCAACCTCAAGAAGTCTTTCGAGGTGAACAAGCCCCTGCAAGGCTGACCCGTTTTCGCGATAAGTACTTACAACTGAGTGGGCAACAAATTGATCGTCAGCTTTGTGTTAACTTCAATCAGCATTTTGCCGCGATGGAAGCGGCGTGCTTTATTGACGATTTGTTAGTTAACAAGCTAGATGTGAAATACTTAGTTGTCGGTGATGATTTTTGCTTTGGGCGTGGTCGGCATGGTAACTTTGCCATGCTTCAACAAGCAGGTAAAAAGTACGGTTTTGAAGTCGTCAGTACCGCAAGCTTTTGTGTCGAAGAACAGCGCGTCAGTAGCACTGCGATTCGAGAAGCGCTAGCCAATGATGCGCTTGAGCGTGCAGCGGCATTGCTCGGTCGTCCATACAGTTTGACCGGACGCGTCTCGCACGGCCGAAAGCTAGGCCGCACAATTGGTTTTCCCACGGCGAATGTGCCTTTGAAGCGGCGCGTTTCTCCCGTCCACGGCGTTTATGCTGTTGAGGTGAATATCGCGGGAAGCAACACCCGTTACTCTGGGGTTGCAAATATTGGTAATCGCCCTACGGTCAATGGGGTGCGCCAACAACTGGAAGTACATCTATTTGATTTCCAACAAGACCTATATGGTCAACAAATTGAGGTCGTGTTGCGGTTAAAGCTGCGCGACGAAATAAAGTTTGCTTCTTTCGAGGAGCTAAAAGCGCAAATAGAGCGTGATGCTCAGCAAGCCCGGCAATGGCTTGCTGACAATAAGTAA
- the ileS gene encoding isoleucine--tRNA ligase — protein MSDYKDTLNLPETGFPMRGNLAQREPKMLERWYKEDLYGEVRKAKKGKKSFVLHDGPPYANGDIHIGHALNKILKDIIIKSKSLSGFDAPYVPGWDCHGLPIELMVEKKVGKPGHKVTAAEFREKCRTYAAGQVEGQKESFKRLGILGEWDKPYRTMDFATEANIIRALGKIADNGHLLKGFKPVHWCTDCGSALAEAEVEYKDKVSPSIDVKFKAVDTDAVLAKFGTVEGEGDISIVIWTTTPWTLPANRAVACRDDLEYVLVQTAGDKVERLIVAAELAKDVMARAGIEEYRELGFCKGADLELLRFNHPFYSFDVPVILGDHVTTESGTGCVHTAPGHGQEDFVVGQQYNLEVANPVGSNGVYLPDTELFAGQHVFKANDNVVETLKEQGALLHHHAYEHSYPHCWRHKTPIIFRATPQWFVSMDQAGLRAKALEEIKGVQWLPEWGQSRIEGMVEGRPEWCISRQRTWGVPIALFVHKETQELHPNSLALIEKVAQLVEEKGIQAWWDVDPAELMGADDAANYEKVLDTLDVWFDSGVTHSAVVDARDEFNGNSADLYLEGSDQHRGWFQSSLISSVAMKGEAPYKQVLTHGFVVDGQGRKMSKSIGNVVAPKDVTNKLGADILRLWVASTDYTGEVAVSDEILKRSADAYRRIRNTARFLLANLNGFNPETDMIPADEMVELDRWAVGQAKAAQADIIAAYDDYNLHAVTQRLMQFCSIEMGSFYLDVIKDRQYTAKKGGHAQRSCQTALYYIAEALVRWMAPIMSFTADEIWQEMPGERDKFVFTGEWYEGLFGLEENAELNDAFWSQVQQVRGAVNKLLEAARNEKTIGGSLQADVTLYADVALASQLNKLEDELRFVLLTSKVAVRDVADKSASAQETDLEGLFVAVSASDGEKCDRCWHYVSDVGSIAGHEKICGRCVSNVDGDGEERKFA, from the coding sequence ATGAGCGACTATAAAGATACCCTGAACCTGCCTGAGACAGGGTTTCCGATGCGCGGTAACTTGGCTCAGCGCGAGCCAAAAATGCTTGAGCGTTGGTATAAAGAAGATCTTTACGGTGAAGTCCGTAAAGCAAAGAAAGGTAAGAAATCTTTCGTTCTCCACGATGGCCCTCCATACGCCAACGGAGATATTCATATTGGTCACGCGCTAAACAAGATTCTTAAAGACATTATTATTAAGTCGAAGTCACTGTCTGGCTTCGACGCGCCTTACGTGCCAGGTTGGGATTGCCACGGTCTGCCAATCGAGCTAATGGTTGAAAAGAAAGTAGGCAAGCCAGGTCATAAAGTGACCGCTGCTGAGTTTCGTGAAAAGTGTCGCACTTACGCCGCAGGCCAAGTTGAAGGTCAAAAAGAGAGCTTCAAACGTCTTGGTATTTTAGGTGAGTGGGACAAGCCATACCGCACAATGGACTTTGCTACAGAAGCCAACATTATTCGTGCGCTGGGTAAAATTGCCGACAATGGTCACTTACTAAAAGGTTTTAAGCCTGTTCATTGGTGTACAGACTGTGGTTCAGCATTGGCTGAAGCAGAAGTTGAGTATAAAGATAAAGTGTCGCCATCGATCGATGTGAAGTTTAAAGCCGTCGATACGGACGCTGTGCTTGCCAAGTTTGGTACAGTGGAAGGTGAAGGCGATATCTCCATTGTTATCTGGACAACAACACCATGGACATTGCCAGCAAACCGCGCGGTTGCTTGTCGTGATGACCTTGAATATGTGCTGGTACAAACGGCGGGTGACAAGGTAGAACGATTGATTGTTGCTGCTGAGCTTGCGAAAGACGTCATGGCGCGAGCGGGTATCGAAGAGTACCGTGAACTCGGCTTCTGTAAAGGCGCTGATTTAGAACTATTGCGTTTTAATCACCCATTCTACAGCTTTGATGTGCCTGTTATTTTGGGTGATCACGTGACAACGGAATCGGGTACGGGGTGTGTACACACCGCGCCGGGCCATGGTCAAGAAGACTTCGTGGTTGGTCAACAGTACAACCTTGAAGTGGCTAACCCAGTTGGCAGCAATGGTGTTTATCTCCCTGATACTGAACTTTTTGCTGGCCAACACGTGTTCAAAGCCAATGACAATGTTGTTGAAACGCTAAAAGAGCAGGGTGCGCTATTACATCACCATGCTTATGAGCACAGTTATCCTCACTGTTGGCGCCATAAAACGCCGATCATCTTCCGTGCAACACCTCAGTGGTTTGTGTCAATGGACCAGGCGGGGCTGCGTGCTAAAGCGTTAGAAGAGATCAAAGGCGTACAGTGGTTGCCTGAATGGGGTCAAAGTCGCATTGAAGGCATGGTTGAAGGTCGTCCTGAATGGTGTATTTCACGTCAGCGTACTTGGGGTGTGCCAATTGCTTTATTCGTCCATAAAGAGACCCAAGAGCTTCACCCAAATAGCCTAGCGTTGATTGAAAAGGTTGCTCAACTTGTAGAAGAAAAGGGGATTCAAGCCTGGTGGGATGTGGATCCTGCTGAACTCATGGGGGCAGACGATGCCGCGAATTATGAGAAAGTGCTTGATACGTTAGACGTTTGGTTCGATTCAGGTGTCACGCACTCTGCTGTTGTTGATGCACGTGACGAATTTAACGGCAACAGTGCCGATCTTTATCTTGAAGGCTCTGATCAGCACCGTGGTTGGTTCCAGTCATCACTGATTTCGTCTGTGGCGATGAAAGGTGAAGCCCCATACAAACAAGTGTTGACGCACGGCTTTGTGGTCGATGGTCAAGGCCGTAAAATGTCGAAATCAATCGGCAACGTTGTCGCGCCAAAAGATGTTACTAACAAGCTGGGTGCGGATATTCTTCGTTTATGGGTCGCTTCGACAGACTACACTGGTGAAGTGGCGGTATCTGATGAGATCCTAAAACGCAGCGCCGATGCGTATCGTCGTATTCGTAACACCGCTCGTTTCCTACTTGCTAACTTGAACGGCTTTAATCCAGAAACCGATATGATCCCTGCGGATGAGATGGTCGAGCTAGATCGTTGGGCGGTGGGTCAAGCGAAAGCCGCGCAGGCGGATATCATTGCCGCATACGATGATTACAACCTGCATGCGGTAACGCAACGCTTGATGCAGTTCTGTTCTATCGAGATGGGCTCTTTCTATCTGGATGTGATTAAAGATCGCCAGTACACAGCGAAGAAAGGCGGACACGCGCAGCGCAGCTGTCAAACGGCCCTTTACTACATTGCAGAAGCTCTTGTACGTTGGATGGCACCGATCATGTCGTTCACGGCTGATGAGATTTGGCAGGAGATGCCAGGCGAGCGTGACAAGTTTGTGTTTACGGGCGAGTGGTACGAAGGTCTGTTTGGCTTAGAAGAGAACGCAGAGTTAAATGATGCATTCTGGTCTCAAGTACAACAAGTCCGTGGTGCAGTGAACAAGTTGCTTGAAGCGGCGCGTAACGAAAAAACTATTGGTGGATCGTTACAAGCGGATGTCACACTTTATGCGGATGTGGCATTAGCGAGTCAATTGAACAAGCTAGAAGATGAGTTGCGTTTCGTCTTGCTCACGTCTAAGGTCGCGGTACGTGACGTGGCAGATAAGTCTGCATCAGCACAAGAGACTGACCTTGAAGGTCTGTTCGTCGCTGTGAGCGCGTCTGACGGTGAAAAATGTGATCGTTGCTGGCACTATGTTAGCGATGTTGGCTCAATTGCAGGACACGAGAAGATTTGTGGTCGTTGTGTGAGCAACGTTGATGGTGATGGAGAAGAGCGTAAGTTTGCCTAA
- the lspA gene encoding signal peptidase II: protein MPTLKQSGIRWLWLAVLVFVADIGSKLLVMNTMTYGWNGRIEILPFFNLLYVHNYGAAFSFLSDAGGWQRWFFTLIAFVVCGVLLYWMRKSSIAQRMENCAYAMVIGGALGNVFDRLVHGYVVDFLDFYVGDYHWPAFNIADAAICVGGALIILDSFLSERRAPQGDEQTDK, encoded by the coding sequence ATGCCAACCCTTAAACAATCAGGTATCCGCTGGCTTTGGCTAGCGGTCCTCGTCTTTGTTGCCGATATTGGTAGCAAATTACTCGTCATGAATACCATGACGTACGGATGGAATGGACGTATCGAGATATTGCCATTCTTCAATCTGTTATATGTGCATAACTACGGAGCTGCGTTTAGCTTCTTGAGTGATGCCGGGGGTTGGCAGCGTTGGTTCTTCACCCTGATCGCTTTTGTAGTGTGTGGCGTACTGTTGTACTGGATGCGTAAATCATCTATCGCGCAACGTATGGAAAACTGTGCGTACGCCATGGTGATTGGTGGTGCGCTGGGCAATGTTTTTGATCGTTTAGTGCACGGTTATGTCGTCGATTTTCTCGACTTTTATGTTGGTGATTATCATTGGCCTGCCTTTAATATCGCCGACGCTGCAATCTGTGTCGGCGGTGCACTGATTATCTTGGACAGTTTTCTGTCTGAGCGAAGAGCACCGCAAGGTGATGAGCAAACCGATAAGTAA
- the fkpB gene encoding FKBP-type peptidyl-prolyl cis-trans isomerase — MSGVITDSSEVLIHFEIKLKDGSVAESTQASGQPVKFRLGDGSLTPQFEKCLIGLAVGEKARFELAPEDAFGMPNPDNIQHFSRTQFGADVEPEVGTIMAFSGPDGGEIPGVITDVTGDSVTVDFNHPLSGVDIIFDVDIVEILA; from the coding sequence ATGTCTGGAGTAATCACTGACAGCAGTGAAGTGCTGATTCACTTTGAAATTAAGCTCAAAGATGGGTCTGTGGCCGAGTCGACTCAAGCCTCAGGGCAACCTGTTAAGTTTCGTTTAGGTGACGGTAGTTTAACGCCACAGTTCGAAAAATGCCTGATTGGGCTGGCTGTGGGTGAAAAGGCCAGATTTGAGCTTGCCCCTGAAGATGCGTTTGGTATGCCAAACCCAGACAATATCCAGCACTTTTCTCGGACGCAGTTTGGTGCCGATGTTGAACCTGAAGTGGGGACGATCATGGCGTTTTCTGGTCCTGACGGTGGTGAAATCCCGGGTGTGATTACGGATGTAACAGGCGATTCAGTGACTGTTGACTTTAACCATCCTTTATCCGGGGTTGATATTATTTTTGATGTCGATATCGTCGAGATCCTTGCTTAG
- the ispH gene encoding 4-hydroxy-3-methylbut-2-enyl diphosphate reductase, protein MKILLANPRGFCAGVDRAITIVERALEMYEPPIYVRHEVVHNRFVVEGLKQRGAIFVEELHEVPDDSIVIFSAHGVSQAVRAEAKSRALTVFDATCPLVTKVHMEVARASRRNMEVVLIGHAGHPEVEGTMGQYASDTGGMYLVEKPEDVLQLEVKDPANLHYVSQTTLSVDETAEVIAKLREVFPEIQGPRKDDICYATQNRQDAVRELAEDVDVVVVVGSKNSSNSNRLRELSEKLGTPGYLTDCPEDVEAQWFTGKQKVGVTAGASAPEELVNQIIARIQEIQGAVVEELTGREENMFFEVPRELQVKNI, encoded by the coding sequence ATGAAAATCTTACTTGCTAACCCTCGTGGTTTTTGTGCGGGGGTAGATCGTGCTATCACGATTGTGGAGCGCGCCTTGGAAATGTATGAGCCGCCAATCTATGTTCGCCATGAGGTCGTACATAATCGATTTGTGGTTGAAGGGCTAAAACAGCGTGGCGCTATTTTCGTAGAAGAACTCCATGAAGTACCTGATGACAGCATAGTTATTTTTTCTGCTCACGGGGTTTCTCAAGCCGTGCGTGCTGAAGCGAAATCGCGCGCCTTAACGGTGTTTGATGCGACGTGTCCTCTGGTGACGAAAGTACATATGGAAGTGGCACGTGCTAGCCGACGCAACATGGAAGTGGTACTCATCGGTCATGCTGGGCATCCAGAAGTGGAAGGAACCATGGGCCAGTATGCAAGCGACACTGGCGGTATGTACCTCGTAGAGAAACCGGAAGATGTGTTGCAGCTTGAGGTCAAAGACCCAGCCAATTTGCATTATGTCAGTCAAACCACACTGTCCGTTGATGAAACTGCGGAAGTTATCGCCAAGCTTCGCGAGGTTTTTCCTGAGATCCAAGGGCCGCGAAAAGATGATATTTGCTATGCAACGCAAAATCGTCAAGATGCGGTGCGCGAGTTAGCCGAAGACGTCGATGTCGTGGTCGTTGTGGGCTCGAAAAACTCTTCAAACTCCAACCGATTACGTGAGTTGTCCGAAAAGCTTGGAACGCCTGGCTACCTAACCGATTGCCCTGAAGATGTGGAAGCGCAGTGGTTTACCGGGAAGCAAAAAGTGGGGGTCACGGCAGGTGCATCGGCGCCGGAAGAGCTTGTGAATCAAATTATCGCTCGTATTCAAGAGATTCAAGGTGCCGTCGTGGAAGAATTGACGGGGCGTGAAGAGAATATGTTTTTTGAAGTACCCCGCGAGTTACAGGTAAAAAATATTTAA
- the dapB gene encoding 4-hydroxy-tetrahydrodipicolinate reductase, which yields MVRIAIAGAAGRMGRNLIKAVHLSEFAELGAATERPESSLIGCDAGELAGVGKLNVAIVDDLEKVSDAFDVLIDFTAPVATLNNIALCQAQGKKIVIGTTGFSEEERQQVDAAAQQVPMIMAPNYSVGVNLVFKLLEQAAKVMGDYCDIEVIEAHHRHKVDAPSGTAIGMGEAIADAMGNKLSDVAVYAREGITGERSRDEIGFATIRAGDIVGEHTAMFADIGERVEITHKASDRMTFANGAVRAAAWLDDKPAGFYTMQDVLGLN from the coding sequence ATGGTTCGAATTGCGATTGCTGGTGCAGCAGGACGAATGGGACGTAACTTGATTAAGGCTGTGCATCTTTCTGAGTTTGCAGAGTTAGGTGCGGCAACCGAGCGCCCCGAGTCAAGCTTAATTGGCTGTGATGCAGGCGAGCTAGCGGGCGTTGGAAAACTGAATGTTGCTATTGTGGACGATCTGGAAAAAGTGAGCGATGCATTTGATGTGCTTATCGATTTTACCGCGCCCGTAGCCACATTGAATAACATTGCCCTTTGTCAGGCGCAGGGTAAAAAAATCGTCATTGGTACCACTGGCTTTTCTGAAGAAGAGCGTCAACAAGTGGATGCTGCCGCGCAGCAGGTCCCGATGATCATGGCGCCGAACTATAGTGTGGGTGTTAACCTTGTTTTTAAGCTACTAGAACAAGCGGCAAAAGTCATGGGTGACTATTGCGACATCGAGGTCATTGAAGCGCACCACCGCCATAAAGTCGATGCGCCTTCGGGGACGGCGATTGGAATGGGCGAGGCGATTGCTGACGCGATGGGTAATAAACTTAGCGATGTCGCTGTTTATGCTCGTGAAGGTATTACGGGGGAACGCAGCCGTGATGAAATTGGGTTCGCGACAATTCGCGCCGGCGATATTGTTGGAGAACACACCGCGATGTTTGCTGATATCGGTGAGCGAGTGGAGATCACCCACAAAGCCTCTGACCGTATGACCTTTGCCAATGGTGCAGTGCGTGCAGCGGCTTGGTTAGATGATAAGCCCGCAGGCTTTTACACCATGCAGGATGTGCTTGGTTTAAACTGA